DNA from Plasmodium cynomolgi strain B DNA, scaffold: 1541, whole genome shotgun sequence:
CATAagaaggaattaaaaaatatgtgtgaTATACCATATGATAAAGATGTTAATTTAGAcgaatggagaaaaaggaaactttcgtatatttattttaaaaaccatgatagtattaaaaatattagtaTTTCCGGAAAGAAAACTGAATGCGTTAAGCATCTGGCGTATGTTGACAGTTTTATTTCATTGTATAAAGAGTATTATGAAAAGCACTGTAAGAATcgtggttttttttcctttttctctggTTATATTGATTATTTTCCATGTAGTTCCCTATATGATCCAAATAAACTCTTAGCAGcgttaaaaatatgtaatccTCCAGAGCCTCCAAAGGTCAAACTTTCAGCAAGTTCTGCACCGGTTAGTGGTAGAGCTGGGGGAGCAGCCCCAGTAGGTTCAGCAGATACAATAGGCACAACAAGTTCAGTTGTTACAAGAGGTTCAAAAAGTCCTGTAACAGCAGTACACGGAGCGGCAATACCAGGACCGGTGTCCACTTTGAAAAC
Protein-coding regions in this window:
- a CDS encoding CYIR protein (putative;~vir-type antigen), which encodes MYEDFFKNPGTSAEIDKHCKVFDEVGKTNPEAKKLCGKLLYLLENIVKNPTTTDNVKRCSYLRYWFYDEIWGFHTEHSKKIGEISFVKELIDIGSRVHKKELKNMCDIPYDKDVNLDEWRKRKLSYIYFKNHDSIKNISISGKKTECVKHLAYVDSFISLYKEYYEKHCKNRGFFSFFSGYIDYFPCSSLYDPNKLLAALKICNPPEPPKVKLSASSAPVSGRAGGAAPVGSADTIGTTSSVVTRGSKSPVTAVHGAAIPGPVSTLKTGKSLTLPTGGIPGQGHHVTVPNLQIRNDTRHGDTASVPSTLDSVSYKTDSNFIRDIIMG